The proteins below come from a single Mugil cephalus isolate CIBA_MC_2020 chromosome 7, CIBA_Mcephalus_1.1, whole genome shotgun sequence genomic window:
- the LOC125010529 gene encoding AP-2 complex subunit mu-A isoform X1 yields the protein MIGGLFIYNHKGEVLISRVYRDDIGRNAVDAFRVNVIHARQQVRSPVTNIARTSFFHVKRSNIWLAAVTKQNVNAAMVFEFLYKMCDVMTAYFGKISEENIKNNFVLIYELLDEILDFGYPQNSETGALKTFITQQGIKGQHQTKEEQSQITSQVTGQIGWRREGIKYRRNELFLDVLESVNLLMSPQGQVLSAHVSGRVVMKSYLSGMPECKFGMNDKIVIDKQGKGGASDDAGKSDLGGGSGKQSIAIDDCTFHQCVRLSKFDSERSISFIPPDGEYELMRYRTTKDIILPFRVIPLVREVGRTKLEVKVVIKSNFKPSLLAQKIEVRIPTPLNTSGVQVICMKGKAKYKASENAIVWKIKRMAGMKESQISAEIELLPTNDKKKWARPPISMNFEVPFAPSGLKVRYLKVFESKLNYSDHDVIKWVRYIGRSGIYETRC from the exons ATGATTGGAGGACTGTTCATCTACAACCACAAGGGGGAGGTCCTCATCTCCCGCGTCTACCGCGATGACATAGG ACGCAACGCCGTGGACGCGTTCCGCGTGAACGTGATCCACGCCCGGCAGCAGGTCCGATCTCCGGTGACCAACATTGCCCGCACCAGCTTTTTCCACGTCAAGCGCTCCAACATCTGGCTGGCGGCCGTCACCAAGCAGAATGTCAACGCCGCCATGGTGTTCGAGTTCCTGTACAAGATGTGCGACGTCATGACGGCCTACTTCGGCAAGATCAGCGAGGAGAACATCAAGAACAACTTCGTGCTCATCTACGAGCTGCTGGATG AGATCCTGGACTTTGGCTACCCCCAGAACTCTGAGACCGGAGCACTGAAGACCTTCATCACCCAGCAGGGCATTAAGGGACAG CACCAG ACAAAGGAGGAGCAGTCTCAGATCACCAGCCAGGTGACGGGGCAGATCGGCTGGCGTCGCGAGGGCATCAAATATCGGCGCAACGAGCTCTTCCTGGATGTCCTGGAAAGCGTCAATCTGCTCATGTCTCCGCAAG GCCAGGTCCTGAGTGCCCACGTGTCGGGCCGAGTGGTGATGAAGAGCTACCTGAGCGGGATGCCAGAGTGCAAGTTCGGCATGAACGACAAGATTGTCATCGACAAGCAGGGCAAGGGAGGAGCGTCGGACGATGCAGGGAAGAG TGATTTAGGGGGAGGAAG TGGGAAGCAGTCCATAGCCATCGACGACTGCACTTTCCACCAGTGTGTGCGCCTCAGCAAGTTCGACTCGGAGCGTAGCATCAGCTTCATCCCCCCCGACGGAGAGTATGAGCTCATGAG ATACCGCACCACTAAGGACATCATCCTGCCGTTCCGAGTTATTCCTCTGGTCAGGGAGGTGGGTCGCACTAAACTGGAGGTGAAGGTGGTCATCAAGTCCAACTTCAAACCCTCTCTGCTGGCTCAGAAGATCGAG GTGCGTATCCCAACACCCCTCAACACCAGCGGCGTGCAGGTGATTTGTATGAAGGGCAAAGCCAAGTACAAGGCCAGTGAGAACGCCATCGTCTGGAA GATCAAGCGCATGGCTGGGATGAAGGAGTCTCAGATCAGCGCTGAGATTGAGCTGCTGCCCACCAATGATAAGAAGAAATGGGCCCGGCCTCCCATCTCTATGAACTTTGAG GTTCCTTTCGCCCCGTCGGGCCTCAAGGTGCGCTACTTGAAGGTGTTTGAGTCCAAGCTCAACTACAGTGACCACGACGTCATCAAATGGGTGCGGTACATCGGCCGCTCCGGCATCTACGAAACCCGCTGCTAA
- the LOC125010529 gene encoding AP-2 complex subunit mu-A isoform X2 translates to MIGGLFIYNHKGEVLISRVYRDDIGRNAVDAFRVNVIHARQQVRSPVTNIARTSFFHVKRSNIWLAAVTKQNVNAAMVFEFLYKMCDVMTAYFGKISEENIKNNFVLIYELLDEILDFGYPQNSETGALKTFITQQGIKGQHQTKEEQSQITSQVTGQIGWRREGIKYRRNELFLDVLESVNLLMSPQGQVLSAHVSGRVVMKSYLSGMPECKFGMNDKIVIDKQGKGGASDDAGKSGKQSIAIDDCTFHQCVRLSKFDSERSISFIPPDGEYELMRYRTTKDIILPFRVIPLVREVGRTKLEVKVVIKSNFKPSLLAQKIEVRIPTPLNTSGVQVICMKGKAKYKASENAIVWKIKRMAGMKESQISAEIELLPTNDKKKWARPPISMNFEVPFAPSGLKVRYLKVFESKLNYSDHDVIKWVRYIGRSGIYETRC, encoded by the exons ATGATTGGAGGACTGTTCATCTACAACCACAAGGGGGAGGTCCTCATCTCCCGCGTCTACCGCGATGACATAGG ACGCAACGCCGTGGACGCGTTCCGCGTGAACGTGATCCACGCCCGGCAGCAGGTCCGATCTCCGGTGACCAACATTGCCCGCACCAGCTTTTTCCACGTCAAGCGCTCCAACATCTGGCTGGCGGCCGTCACCAAGCAGAATGTCAACGCCGCCATGGTGTTCGAGTTCCTGTACAAGATGTGCGACGTCATGACGGCCTACTTCGGCAAGATCAGCGAGGAGAACATCAAGAACAACTTCGTGCTCATCTACGAGCTGCTGGATG AGATCCTGGACTTTGGCTACCCCCAGAACTCTGAGACCGGAGCACTGAAGACCTTCATCACCCAGCAGGGCATTAAGGGACAG CACCAG ACAAAGGAGGAGCAGTCTCAGATCACCAGCCAGGTGACGGGGCAGATCGGCTGGCGTCGCGAGGGCATCAAATATCGGCGCAACGAGCTCTTCCTGGATGTCCTGGAAAGCGTCAATCTGCTCATGTCTCCGCAAG GCCAGGTCCTGAGTGCCCACGTGTCGGGCCGAGTGGTGATGAAGAGCTACCTGAGCGGGATGCCAGAGTGCAAGTTCGGCATGAACGACAAGATTGTCATCGACAAGCAGGGCAAGGGAGGAGCGTCGGACGATGCAGGGAAGAG TGGGAAGCAGTCCATAGCCATCGACGACTGCACTTTCCACCAGTGTGTGCGCCTCAGCAAGTTCGACTCGGAGCGTAGCATCAGCTTCATCCCCCCCGACGGAGAGTATGAGCTCATGAG ATACCGCACCACTAAGGACATCATCCTGCCGTTCCGAGTTATTCCTCTGGTCAGGGAGGTGGGTCGCACTAAACTGGAGGTGAAGGTGGTCATCAAGTCCAACTTCAAACCCTCTCTGCTGGCTCAGAAGATCGAG GTGCGTATCCCAACACCCCTCAACACCAGCGGCGTGCAGGTGATTTGTATGAAGGGCAAAGCCAAGTACAAGGCCAGTGAGAACGCCATCGTCTGGAA GATCAAGCGCATGGCTGGGATGAAGGAGTCTCAGATCAGCGCTGAGATTGAGCTGCTGCCCACCAATGATAAGAAGAAATGGGCCCGGCCTCCCATCTCTATGAACTTTGAG GTTCCTTTCGCCCCGTCGGGCCTCAAGGTGCGCTACTTGAAGGTGTTTGAGTCCAAGCTCAACTACAGTGACCACGACGTCATCAAATGGGTGCGGTACATCGGCCGCTCCGGCATCTACGAAACCCGCTGCTAA
- the pcyt1aa gene encoding choline-phosphate cytidylyltransferase A, whose translation MEAQSSSGLLLSRKRRRDGSNGETEEGERLGKIPRCTVGLKHPAPFADELVPQDGHPYQRVTMDEAKRGTPPDRPVRVYADGIFDVFHSGHARALMQAKCLFPNTHLIVGVCSDDLTHKYKGFTVMNEDERYDAVTHCRYVDEVVRNAPWTLSPEFLAKHRIDFVAHDDIPYSSAGSDDVYKHIKDAGMFAPTQRTEGISTSDIITRIVRDYDVYVRRNLQRGYTAKELNVSFINEKKYHLQERVDKVKRKVRDVEEKSKEFVQKVEEKSIDLIQKWEEKSREFIGNFLQMFGPEGALKHMLKEGKGRMLQAISPRQSPNSSPTREERSPSPTFRLPFFSKTSPPPSPPPHHSGARGYLISDDDDDEDDEN comes from the exons ATGGAGGCCCAAAGCTCAAGTGGGCTGCTGCTCtccaggaagagaagaagagatggCTCCAACGGGGAGactgaagaaggagaaagactTGGGAAAATCCCCAGATGTACTGTG GGACTGAAGCACCCTGCACCTTTCGCAGATGAGCTGGTGCCACAGGATGGTCACCCCTACCAAAGAGTCACCATGGACGAGGCCAAGAGGGGAACACCAC CTGACAGACCAGTGCGAGTCTATGCGGATGGTATCTTTGACGTTTTCCACTCAGGCCACGCCAGAGCTCTCATGCAGGCCAAATGCCTCTTCCCAAACACGCACCTCATTGTTGGAG TGTGTAGCGACGACCTGACCCACAAATACAAGGGCTTCACGGTGATGAACGAGGACGAGCGGTACGACGCCGTCACACACTGCCGCTACGTGGACGAGGTGGTGCGAAACGCCCCCTGGACGCTATCACCGGAGTTCCTCGCAAAACATCGC ATTGACTTTGTGGCCCATGACGACATCCCATACTCCTCAGCGGGCAGTGATGACGTGTACAAGCACATTAAAGACGCTG gTATGTTCGCTCCCACCCAGCGGACGGAGGGCATCTCCACCTCTGACATCATCACTCGCATCGTCCGCGACTACGACGTGTATGTGAGACGCAACCTGCAGAGAGGATACACGGCCAAGGAGCTCAACGTCAGCTTCATCAAC GAGAAGAAGTACCACCTGCAGGAGCGCGTGGACAAGGTGAAGAGGAAGGTCCGCGACGTGGAGGAGAAGAGCAAGGAGTTTGTccagaaggtggaggagaagagcaTCGACCTCATCCAGAAGTGGGAGGAGAAGTCCAGGGAGTTCATTGGCAACTTCCTGCAGATGTTCGGCCCCGAGGGAGCTCTG AAGCACATGCTGAAGGAAGGGAAGGGCCGCATGCTGCAGGCCATCAGCCCCCGGCAGAGCCCCAACAGCAGCCCCACCCGCGAGGAGCGCTCGCCCTCCCCCACCTTCCGCCTCCCCTTCTTCTCCAAGACCTCCCCGCCTCCGTCGCCCCCGCCGCACCACAGCGGCGCCCGCGGGTACCTCATcagcgacgacgacgacgacgaggacgacgagAACTAG